In one Variovorax sp. PBL-H6 genomic region, the following are encoded:
- a CDS encoding HD domain-containing protein produces MTTSAFNHLRFDAPVPEEAVVAARAFAIKAHGDQVYGDKSYVEGHLDRVEALVRFYKLPNFFRVGAYLHDTLEDTAVTQEELAQSFGVDIGDMVDCVSGFGETRRERNEDIVGKLQHNPQYVPLKLLDRLANVEACVEEGKLEFLPMYRKEMPMYYGLFSAAYPEAYARLCRALNW; encoded by the coding sequence ATGACTACTTCTGCTTTCAACCATCTACGCTTCGATGCCCCTGTTCCCGAGGAGGCAGTCGTCGCGGCCAGGGCCTTCGCCATCAAGGCACACGGCGACCAGGTGTACGGCGACAAGTCTTACGTGGAAGGCCACCTGGACCGCGTTGAGGCCCTGGTGCGCTTCTACAAGCTGCCCAACTTCTTTCGCGTCGGCGCATACCTGCACGACACACTGGAAGACACCGCGGTGACCCAGGAAGAGCTTGCGCAGTCGTTCGGCGTGGACATTGGCGACATGGTCGACTGCGTCTCTGGCTTTGGGGAAACCCGACGCGAGCGCAACGAAGACATCGTCGGGAAGCTGCAGCACAATCCGCAATACGTGCCGCTGAAGCTGCTGGACCGCTTGGCCAACGTCGAGGCGTGCGTCGAGGAAGGCAAACTCGAGTTCCTCCCGATGTATCGCAAGGAAATGCCGATGTATTACGGCCTGTTCAGCGCCGCGTATCCCGAGGCCTACGCGCGACTGTGCCGGGCACTCAACTGGTGA
- a CDS encoding flotillin family protein: protein MSFLSSLAGIGIPLLAVLIVIVVIGFVLSKLYVKVDAERTFVRTGMGGRKVVLSGGALVLPIFHSITWVNLKTLRLEVTKKDDHSLVTGDRLRVDVGVDFFVRVGNNAESIGLAAQTLGDLTTKPELLARQVEAKFVDALRAVAAKMALNELHQQRHEFSQAVQNAVAPDLAKNGLEMESVSLTSLNQTDKRYFNVDNVLDAEGLAKLTAVTEANKKTINDVEQTNQVAIEQRNLEAARQRAEIKRDTAEVTLQNDLQVATMTANREAEIAATQADGRRRSQQASIDAEREIELARVASAQTVKTAETASETAVRLAQQEQAITVSNKTTQEAQAESEANKARALAVAAEEQVRTAQATEIANRTKAVAVIAAQQRAEEDSIGIVVAAEAEQTAANHRAMALRTEAEGHRDAQVARAAGILAEGEATAEALEKHNAAQNTLSPDVIAQQVKLALIAALPEIIAKSVAPLEKIDSIRIANIGGLGGNSSNDGNGGNGNTAGNGGGLVDQVVRGALTYQSQKPVVDSLLAQVGFGTGATLDNLLASGLAVGQLAVPEVAVSTAPDVAVPSATPAANDGLQAA from the coding sequence ATGAGCTTTCTCTCATCCCTCGCCGGCATCGGCATCCCCCTCCTCGCCGTCCTCATCGTCATCGTCGTCATCGGCTTTGTACTGTCGAAGCTCTACGTCAAGGTGGACGCCGAACGCACGTTCGTGCGCACTGGCATGGGTGGCCGCAAGGTCGTCCTCAGCGGTGGCGCCCTGGTGCTGCCCATCTTCCACTCCATCACGTGGGTGAACCTGAAGACGCTGCGCCTCGAGGTCACCAAGAAGGACGACCACTCGCTCGTGACCGGAGACCGTCTCCGCGTGGACGTGGGGGTTGACTTTTTCGTGCGCGTTGGCAACAACGCTGAAAGCATCGGCCTGGCTGCGCAAACGCTCGGCGATTTGACGACCAAGCCGGAACTGCTTGCAAGGCAGGTCGAAGCCAAGTTCGTGGACGCTCTGCGTGCCGTGGCCGCAAAGATGGCTCTCAACGAGTTGCATCAGCAGCGCCACGAGTTCTCGCAGGCCGTGCAGAACGCCGTCGCCCCCGACCTGGCAAAGAACGGCCTGGAAATGGAGTCGGTGTCGCTGACCTCGCTGAATCAGACGGACAAGCGCTACTTCAACGTGGACAACGTCCTCGATGCGGAGGGCCTGGCCAAACTGACGGCTGTGACCGAAGCGAACAAGAAGACCATCAACGACGTGGAACAGACGAACCAGGTGGCCATCGAACAGCGAAACCTCGAAGCCGCCCGTCAACGTGCCGAAATCAAGCGCGACACGGCTGAAGTGACCCTGCAGAACGACCTCCAAGTCGCCACGATGACGGCCAACCGCGAAGCGGAAATCGCCGCCACCCAGGCAGACGGTCGTCGTCGTTCGCAGCAGGCGAGCATCGACGCAGAGCGTGAAATCGAACTGGCACGCGTCGCCTCGGCGCAGACGGTGAAGACGGCGGAAACCGCCTCGGAAACTGCCGTTCGCCTCGCCCAGCAAGAGCAGGCCATCACGGTGTCGAACAAGACGACGCAGGAAGCGCAGGCCGAGTCGGAAGCGAACAAGGCGCGTGCGCTGGCTGTCGCTGCCGAGGAACAGGTCCGCACGGCCCAGGCAACGGAAATCGCGAATCGTACGAAGGCCGTGGCCGTCATCGCCGCGCAGCAGCGCGCCGAGGAAGACTCCATCGGCATCGTGGTCGCAGCAGAAGCCGAGCAGACGGCGGCCAACCACCGCGCCATGGCACTGCGCACCGAAGCAGAAGGCCATCGTGACGCCCAAGTGGCACGCGCTGCCGGTATCCTGGCAGAAGGCGAAGCAACGGCCGAAGCGCTGGAAAAGCACAACGCTGCCCAGAACACGCTGTCGCCGGATGTCATCGCTCAGCAGGTCAAGCTGGCGCTCATCGCAGCGCTGCCGGAAATCATCGCCAAGTCGGTTGCTCCCCTGGAGAAAATCGATTCCATCCGCATCGCCAACATCGGCGGTCTGGGCGGCAATTCGAGCAACGACGGAAATGGTGGCAACGGCAACACGGCCGGCAACGGCGGCGGCTTGGTCGACCAGGTGGTGCGCGGCGCGCTGACGTACCAGTCGCAGAAGCCGGTCGTGGACTCGCTGCTGGCACAAGTGGGCTTCGGCACCGGCGCCACCCTCGACAACCTGCTGGCCAGCGGCCTGGCAGTCGGTCAACTGGCAGTTCCGGAGGTGGCCGTTTCCACCGCACCGGATGTCGCCGTCCCTTCGGCAACGCCCGCCGCGAACGATGGGCTGCAAGCAGCCTAA
- a CDS encoding OB-fold-containig protein, whose amino-acid sequence MDFFLLPQVAPFTAALAAVAVIGMFELLSLVVLGVAAITHVLDNLLDLDTPDFAGLDWVLIKGVPLMVTLITALGGFGCAGLAVQTMLGTPGEPVALLPAASIGIVGALASVRGIGAFFKRYQIAHHSTAVSLESLVGREAVLQSQLARIGFLGEALVRDEHGNVHYVFVQPEEGTPDLVHGARLELLAFDGSNFRARAVK is encoded by the coding sequence ATGGATTTCTTTCTGCTACCTCAAGTCGCACCGTTCACAGCTGCCCTTGCGGCAGTGGCAGTCATAGGGATGTTCGAGCTCCTCAGCTTGGTGGTCCTGGGCGTCGCCGCCATCACCCATGTTCTCGACAACCTGCTGGACCTGGATACGCCGGACTTCGCCGGTCTGGACTGGGTCCTCATCAAGGGTGTCCCCCTGATGGTGACCCTCATCACGGCTCTGGGCGGCTTCGGCTGCGCCGGTTTGGCCGTTCAGACGATGCTAGGAACCCCCGGCGAGCCAGTGGCTCTGCTGCCGGCAGCAAGCATCGGCATCGTCGGGGCCCTCGCCAGTGTTCGCGGTATCGGCGCATTCTTCAAACGCTATCAAATCGCCCACCACAGCACCGCTGTGTCCCTGGAATCACTGGTCGGCCGCGAGGCCGTGCTGCAAAGCCAGCTCGCACGCATCGGCTTCCTCGGCGAAGCACTCGTTCGGGACGAGCACGGCAACGTGCACTACGTCTTCGTTCAACCTGAGGAAGGCACCCCCGACCTCGTGCACGGCGCCCGCCTCGAGCTCCTGGCCTTCGATGGCTCGAACTTCCGCGCACGCGCCGTGAAGTAG
- a CDS encoding A1S_2505 family phage non-structural protein — translation MTTIYVFGSNRAGRHGKGDALTARLRHGAIYGQGEGLQGRSYGIPTKDGFLRPLSLPDVAQGVARFLAFAHAHPELTFDVQGVGCGLAGFLTAQIAPLFSDAPPNCYLEPRFVAHLRDLGVEKKAGPPPSAQVDAGQATLDF, via the coding sequence GTGACAACCATCTACGTCTTTGGCAGCAACAGGGCGGGTCGACACGGAAAGGGCGATGCTCTGACGGCTCGCCTGCGCCATGGCGCCATCTACGGCCAAGGGGAGGGCCTCCAGGGCCGCAGCTACGGCATACCGACCAAGGATGGGTTCCTAAGGCCCCTTTCCTTGCCAGACGTCGCACAAGGCGTTGCGCGCTTCCTCGCTTTCGCACATGCTCACCCGGAGTTGACTTTCGACGTGCAGGGCGTTGGCTGCGGCCTGGCCGGGTTCCTGACTGCTCAGATAGCACCACTGTTCAGTGACGCGCCGCCCAACTGCTACCTTGAGCCGCGGTTTGTGGCGCACCTGCGGGACCTTGGCGTCGAAAAGAAGGCAGGCCCGCCACCCTCCGCCCAGGTTGACGCTGGCCAGGCCACGTTGGACTTCTGA
- a CDS encoding toxic anion resistance protein: MVPADAKGRVKLPEATRQAVDAQLEAFVASLQNADVASDEFQAKLQQAFQVGRKEIADATTLTNSFTSANFAKDAESPAYLAIQEMRELFDQFNPSKQGNLFAPTKVLGVPVPSKVFGLELPWGDRLTRYLRRYESADSHMSAIQENVVAAKDEVGRGVSDLGTSQTKLWAALEKLEAAVYFIHGLDQRLSTSIESIRTAEPDRARALEQEVLYYIRQNQGDLLATQALTVNAHHALGQIRRTGREAMNGCDRVSTLGMAAMSLGVTMARSLGVQMKTMAMLKGANASVEGLVEATGTALSDHAKATTEFASDPLFAVQKLQAMFDKTYEAMEIMDNFRSQSLLTMESNNAVVRGMLDEHMQRIRNDQSATAGNLPAPVAAGGIAL; encoded by the coding sequence ATGGTGCCGGCTGACGCCAAAGGGCGCGTGAAGCTGCCGGAGGCGACCCGACAGGCGGTGGATGCCCAGCTGGAGGCGTTCGTGGCCTCGCTGCAAAACGCCGACGTCGCCTCGGACGAGTTCCAAGCGAAGCTGCAGCAGGCTTTCCAGGTTGGCCGCAAGGAAATCGCTGACGCGACGACGCTCACGAACTCCTTCACCAGCGCCAATTTCGCGAAAGATGCGGAGTCGCCGGCATACCTGGCGATTCAGGAGATGCGCGAGCTCTTCGACCAGTTCAACCCCTCCAAGCAGGGCAATCTCTTCGCCCCTACCAAGGTGTTGGGCGTCCCAGTGCCCTCGAAGGTATTCGGGCTGGAGCTCCCATGGGGTGACCGCCTGACGCGCTACCTGCGCCGCTATGAGTCCGCCGACTCACATATGTCGGCAATCCAGGAGAACGTCGTCGCCGCAAAGGACGAGGTCGGCCGAGGTGTGAGCGACCTGGGGACCTCGCAGACGAAGCTCTGGGCGGCGCTCGAGAAGCTCGAGGCGGCTGTCTACTTCATCCACGGCCTGGACCAGCGCCTGAGCACGAGCATCGAAAGCATTCGCACAGCGGAACCGGACCGTGCTCGTGCGCTGGAGCAGGAAGTGCTCTATTACATTCGCCAGAACCAGGGTGACCTGCTGGCTACTCAAGCCTTGACTGTGAACGCACACCATGCGCTGGGCCAGATTCGCCGCACCGGCCGCGAAGCCATGAACGGCTGCGACCGCGTGTCCACCCTCGGCATGGCAGCAATGTCCCTCGGTGTGACGATGGCCCGCTCGTTGGGCGTCCAGATGAAAACGATGGCCATGCTCAAGGGCGCCAATGCAAGCGTCGAAGGCTTGGTCGAGGCCACCGGTACCGCTCTGAGCGACCACGCCAAGGCCACGACCGAATTCGCCAGCGACCCGCTTTTCGCCGTGCAGAAGCTGCAGGCGATGTTCGACAAGACGTACGAGGCGATGGAAATCATGGACAACTTCCGTAGCCAGTCCCTCCTGACCATGGAGAGCAATAACGCTGTGGTGCGCGGAATGCTAGACGAGCACATGCAGCGCATTCGCAACGACCAGTCGGCCACGGCCGGCAATCTTCCCGCCCCGGTTGCCGCCGGCGGCATCGCACTCTGA
- a CDS encoding substrate-binding and vWA domain-containing protein has translation MFKRILSLASAVAVAITLAACGKVDSAVGAPSAPGAAFKILAGSELKDVAPLVTAYGAQHGVQVTFEYTGSLDAIDRVSEAHTYDALWLSNGKYLQLIPGLKGQVKASEKTFYSRVVLGVRSEKAKELGWVSGKTSWSDVVKASKDGKFRFGMANPAASNTGFVALVGLAAELSGKGDALEAKDIPVDALKNFFSRQSITSGSSGDLADKFVADPSKADGLINYESVILGINAKGAAKLDVLIPKEGVITADYPLMLMSGSKSAEFYGQLVEHLRNDDTQQRIASTTFRRPLAGVASDEVVNELPFPGSLAVVDAILQGFGDVYSRPASSFFVLDISGSMSGARLAALKQGMTALTNADVGSGSRFSTFRAREELTISPFNHEVYESRYVALTDDPVANKVALRSAGQYVESLVANGGTAIYNAARVTYQAAQARARSGERSVSIVLLTDGENATGINADTFKAFVKDAGEPRIPVFAVAYGDANFDELQGLSAATGGKVFDARSTSLARVLKTIRAYQ, from the coding sequence ATGTTCAAACGCATTCTCTCGCTGGCGTCGGCCGTTGCCGTTGCTATCACCCTCGCAGCGTGCGGGAAGGTCGATTCAGCGGTCGGCGCCCCTTCGGCGCCCGGTGCTGCTTTCAAAATCCTGGCCGGCTCCGAGCTCAAGGATGTCGCTCCTCTTGTGACGGCCTATGGCGCTCAGCATGGAGTGCAGGTCACGTTCGAGTACACGGGGTCGCTCGACGCAATTGACCGCGTCTCTGAGGCTCACACGTACGACGCACTCTGGCTCTCAAATGGCAAGTACCTGCAGCTGATTCCTGGCCTGAAAGGGCAGGTCAAGGCATCGGAAAAGACGTTCTATTCGCGCGTCGTGCTCGGCGTTCGCAGCGAGAAGGCCAAGGAACTCGGCTGGGTTTCTGGCAAGACGAGCTGGTCGGATGTCGTCAAGGCCTCCAAGGACGGCAAGTTCCGTTTCGGCATGGCCAATCCGGCAGCCTCGAACACGGGTTTCGTGGCGCTCGTAGGCCTGGCCGCCGAGCTCTCGGGCAAGGGAGATGCGCTGGAGGCCAAGGACATCCCGGTCGACGCGCTCAAGAACTTCTTCTCCAGGCAGAGCATCACCTCGGGCTCATCTGGGGACCTGGCAGACAAATTCGTCGCGGACCCCTCCAAGGCTGACGGCCTAATCAACTACGAGTCGGTCATCCTTGGCATCAACGCCAAGGGGGCCGCCAAGCTCGACGTGCTCATCCCCAAGGAAGGGGTCATCACGGCGGACTACCCTCTGATGCTGATGTCAGGCAGCAAGTCGGCCGAGTTCTACGGCCAGTTGGTTGAACACCTGCGCAATGATGACACCCAGCAGCGCATCGCGTCGACTACGTTCCGCCGTCCGTTGGCCGGCGTTGCGTCGGACGAGGTCGTCAACGAGCTCCCCTTTCCCGGCTCCCTTGCCGTGGTGGATGCCATCCTGCAAGGATTCGGCGACGTCTATTCGCGGCCGGCTTCCTCGTTCTTCGTCCTGGACATCTCCGGTTCGATGAGTGGCGCCCGCCTGGCTGCCCTCAAGCAGGGCATGACGGCGCTGACGAATGCAGACGTCGGCTCCGGGTCCCGCTTCTCGACCTTCCGCGCACGGGAGGAGCTGACCATCTCTCCGTTCAACCACGAGGTCTACGAAAGCCGCTACGTTGCTCTGACGGACGACCCCGTTGCGAACAAGGTCGCATTGCGCTCCGCCGGCCAGTACGTCGAATCACTGGTTGCCAACGGCGGCACCGCCATCTACAACGCAGCCCGGGTGACCTACCAGGCAGCCCAGGCGCGCGCCCGAAGCGGCGAACGCAGCGTGAGCATCGTGCTGTTGACCGACGGCGAGAACGCTACGGGCATCAACGCTGACACATTCAAGGCCTTTGTGAAGGACGCCGGCGAGCCGCGCATCCCCGTCTTCGCCGTGGCATACGGTGACGCGAACTTTGACGAGCTCCAAGGACTCTCGGCCGCCACCGGCGGCAAGGTGTTCGATGCTCGTTCGACAAGCCTCGCTCGCGTCCTGAAGACCATCCGGGCATACCAGTAG
- a CDS encoding ASCH domain-containing protein has translation MKALSIQQPWAWLIVHGHKPVENRTWRTKHRGAFLVHAGKKFDRVGYDWVRETFPEIAMPAPGEFELGGIVGQASVVDCVEPGSRANGAYSSKWYFNEFGFVLDEAVPLPFVALKGNLNFFNVESVPLAA, from the coding sequence ATGAAGGCCCTGAGCATCCAGCAGCCCTGGGCTTGGCTCATCGTGCATGGGCACAAGCCGGTCGAGAACCGCACCTGGCGCACCAAGCACCGCGGCGCCTTCCTCGTACATGCCGGCAAGAAGTTCGACCGCGTAGGCTACGACTGGGTTCGCGAGACGTTCCCTGAGATAGCGATGCCGGCGCCCGGGGAGTTCGAGCTCGGGGGCATCGTGGGCCAGGCATCGGTGGTCGACTGCGTGGAGCCGGGTAGCAGAGCGAACGGGGCGTACAGCTCGAAGTGGTATTTCAACGAGTTCGGCTTCGTCCTCGATGAGGCCGTCCCTCTCCCGTTCGTTGCGCTCAAGGGAAATCTCAACTTTTTCAACGTCGAGTCTGTGCCATTGGCGGCCTGA
- a CDS encoding Wadjet anti-phage system protein JetA family protein translates to MTRDSLRELLLPVVREHQSQVSDDAPPDDFNAPEAEDPSQLTALVVRSLLADGWLESFADRQGLVTAFRFSRPGKLFAHAFASLDRPSRSRQRNMRSCRNALESALARGDAYDLVDAYEYAEKVIEDLNEGIDYFQELLRHVMQTATASQQWEEFVEFLRRFQRDFAKQLTADNVTLNRQAIRQNIEKLRHVPEARFERMNAHLNDMAHWLVKDHSGASAYDWVLTRIEDIVDAACDSKQPGFLKAMETYLKRVNGLALQSMMLRSGQTRHAYLAAIQRIAESTEAGQDELLERIGQQIAGAEVRLLDPASFKLRTATQRRKAVTVTLRPRPTWESRRDAAVRRAESEVFSVSNVDLAARLRADLRLFRHPIRLSALPASTAREVISIMQTVEAARSAADKDLVARKLPYRLENEFYSGNDYEISFKE, encoded by the coding sequence ATGACCCGTGATTCCCTGCGGGAGTTGCTACTGCCTGTCGTGCGGGAGCACCAGAGCCAAGTTTCCGACGACGCGCCTCCTGACGACTTCAATGCGCCTGAGGCCGAAGACCCCTCGCAGCTGACAGCCCTTGTTGTCCGCTCACTGTTGGCAGATGGCTGGCTCGAGAGTTTTGCGGACAGGCAAGGCCTGGTCACCGCGTTTCGGTTCTCCCGCCCCGGGAAGCTGTTTGCGCATGCTTTCGCATCCTTAGACCGGCCCAGCCGTAGCCGACAGCGCAACATGCGCAGCTGCCGAAATGCTCTTGAGTCCGCACTCGCTCGCGGGGATGCCTACGACCTGGTCGACGCCTATGAATATGCGGAAAAGGTCATTGAAGACCTCAACGAGGGCATCGACTACTTCCAGGAACTGCTGCGGCACGTGATGCAGACGGCCACCGCAAGCCAGCAGTGGGAGGAGTTCGTCGAGTTCCTGCGTCGGTTTCAGCGCGATTTCGCAAAGCAGCTCACGGCGGACAACGTCACACTCAACCGGCAGGCCATTCGCCAGAACATCGAGAAGCTCCGGCATGTTCCGGAGGCCCGGTTCGAGCGGATGAACGCGCACCTGAACGACATGGCCCACTGGCTCGTTAAGGACCATTCGGGTGCCTCAGCGTACGACTGGGTGCTCACGCGGATTGAGGACATCGTGGACGCGGCGTGCGACTCCAAGCAGCCAGGCTTTCTGAAGGCGATGGAAACCTACCTCAAGCGGGTAAACGGCCTGGCTCTGCAGTCGATGATGCTGCGCTCGGGCCAGACCCGCCACGCTTACCTCGCAGCCATTCAGCGCATTGCGGAATCAACAGAAGCCGGTCAGGATGAGCTACTCGAACGCATCGGCCAGCAAATCGCTGGCGCGGAGGTTCGACTGCTTGACCCTGCCAGCTTCAAGCTCCGCACGGCCACACAGCGCCGGAAGGCGGTGACGGTCACTCTCCGCCCGCGACCTACCTGGGAGTCCAGGCGCGATGCGGCGGTTCGCCGGGCCGAATCAGAGGTGTTTTCCGTGTCGAATGTCGACCTTGCCGCACGGCTGCGTGCGGACCTGCGGCTGTTCCGGCATCCCATCCGACTTTCCGCCCTACCCGCGTCCACGGCGCGCGAGGTCATCAGCATCATGCAAACGGTCGAGGCTGCGCGAAGCGCGGCGGACAAGGACCTTGTTGCTCGCAAGCTTCCCTACCGCCTCGAAAACGAGTTCTACAGCGGCAACGACTACGAAATCTCCTTCAAAGAATGA
- a CDS encoding DUF4194 domain-containing protein, with protein sequence MNLSSLIREQLAEANLRPERFREIIARLLSYGVLLRDEDRTEQLLYDDVRRIESLVTEYFEVAGLMLHHDATNQYFRLYAPGALVDGVPPDTHPPVPSLRARVSADFVAAALALRFIYQNKFNSGDIQPQGEVLVGFEEVAATLQTQLKRPLPAGMGEKMALLAELRRHRLVRVAPNFSIADEDALIAIRPTILGIVSNDALAAAMDSDGVIQVEASAQEEVEE encoded by the coding sequence ATGAACCTATCTTCCCTTATCCGCGAGCAACTGGCTGAGGCCAACCTGCGTCCTGAGCGCTTCCGCGAAATCATCGCCCGACTGCTCTCCTACGGCGTCCTCCTGCGCGACGAAGACCGAACAGAGCAGCTGCTCTACGACGACGTCCGACGTATCGAATCGCTGGTAACGGAGTATTTCGAGGTCGCGGGCCTGATGCTTCACCACGACGCGACTAACCAGTACTTTCGACTCTACGCGCCCGGCGCGCTGGTCGACGGCGTACCGCCCGACACGCACCCTCCCGTGCCGTCGTTGCGAGCTCGGGTATCGGCCGACTTCGTGGCTGCAGCCTTGGCGCTGCGGTTCATCTACCAGAACAAGTTCAATAGCGGCGACATCCAGCCGCAGGGCGAGGTGTTGGTCGGCTTCGAGGAGGTCGCGGCGACCCTGCAGACCCAGCTCAAGCGACCGTTGCCGGCGGGCATGGGCGAGAAGATGGCATTGCTCGCAGAGCTGCGCCGCCACCGCCTGGTACGGGTGGCCCCGAACTTTTCTATTGCGGACGAGGACGCGCTCATCGCCATTCGGCCGACGATTTTGGGCATCGTCAGCAATGACGCGCTGGCTGCAGCAATGGATTCCGACGGTGTGATTCAGGTCGAAGCCTCGGCCCAAGAGGAGGTCGAAGAATGA